In Alteribacter lacisalsi, a genomic segment contains:
- a CDS encoding UvrD-helicase domain-containing protein produces MTELIDQKQRDLIDQDLERNFLVEAGAGSGKTRSLVTRMSNLVVTGKYQIHEIVAITFTRKAADELKERFQAALEKLSSTVSEPVKRDRIARALENFDQCFLGTVHSFCSKVLRERPVEAGLDFDFRELDDLEDDALLDQAWEMYLTGIRSEQEEKLKNFEEAGIDVAELRSALKTVKEYEDVTWFATPVERPDLDSAFKRILDFIEYAKRSMPGTKPAKGYDKLQEKLLTAMRRLSYFDLDQNRTRLQLIKLFETKPAVTLNRWESKDEAKDLKEKAAILHEDTCAFMEKWYEYAHSLIVPFLRPALLTYSGLKKELSQLNFQDMLLLTAKMLREQPETRKYFSQKYKCLLVDEFQDTDPVQAEIMLLLTGSLEYENEWTRQVPKPGSLFVVGDPKQSIYRFRRADIDIYQKVKHMIAMTGGETLNLVMNFRTTSRITTRLNPVFKTAMPEIENAYQAAYRPLVSFKEDEEDDAVKGIYTLTIPDGKKDEVIIDEAGRVAGIIQEMIRTGAAKPADFMVLTRYNDGVLVYTKALQAKGIPVMTSGEVNLGDDEMLRSLAHLYMYMANPASSFYFSAVLKGPFFGVSDALLVKYRKAGGELHAYSSLPDPLSSEDRSVLAVCFEKIRLYLKWSREHLPVTVMEMTAEDLGLFVSAMKAEKTARDAVHYYQMIQKVRDEESRGLTLFGDCARLFRDLVTERVHEELLLPEDQQAVRVMNVHKSKGLEAPYVFLVHPKKSTDPGKHVDRHIERSEKESTGYFTFQKSAGLFRREMIARPENWDEKKEEETTYLTAEETRLLYVAATRAEEMMVVSRTDSSTDKGNPWLPLVRGIPGLEEIPVPEESEEEPEKAKGKYLEASSYERFLHERDSWIKSASTPSYQLKTPSQKDEETDVFTLERATGGGADWGTFVHALFERQIRHGDADEGVITQMLADHELEMDRGAEALDALNVFMKSNLWLRLTKSDNVMTEVPFMYRQPGEDKYASACFLNGIIDLIFIEDGSWVIADFKTDRLKDSSQLPELKAYYQKQLDLYSEAWRDMTGQPVKETTLYFVYHTE; encoded by the coding sequence ATGACTGAATTGATTGATCAGAAACAGCGGGATTTAATTGATCAGGATCTGGAGCGGAATTTTCTTGTAGAGGCAGGGGCTGGTTCCGGAAAAACCCGAAGTCTCGTCACCAGGATGTCCAATCTGGTCGTAACCGGTAAATATCAGATCCATGAAATTGTCGCGATTACCTTTACCCGAAAGGCGGCAGATGAACTGAAGGAACGTTTTCAGGCAGCTCTTGAAAAGCTCTCATCCACCGTATCAGAACCGGTTAAACGTGACCGGATCGCAAGGGCACTTGAAAATTTTGACCAGTGCTTTCTCGGTACAGTTCATTCATTCTGCTCAAAGGTACTTAGGGAAAGACCTGTAGAAGCAGGTTTGGACTTTGATTTTCGCGAGCTCGATGATCTTGAGGATGACGCTCTGCTTGATCAGGCATGGGAGATGTACCTTACCGGCATCCGGTCTGAACAGGAAGAAAAACTGAAAAACTTTGAAGAAGCAGGAATCGATGTGGCAGAGCTTCGGAGTGCGCTGAAAACGGTTAAAGAATACGAGGATGTTACCTGGTTTGCGACACCAGTTGAACGGCCGGATCTTGACAGTGCTTTCAAACGTATCCTTGATTTTATCGAATACGCCAAAAGATCCATGCCCGGGACAAAACCTGCGAAAGGATACGATAAACTTCAGGAGAAACTTCTCACAGCGATGCGGAGACTCAGCTATTTTGATCTGGATCAGAACAGAACACGCCTGCAGTTGATTAAGCTTTTCGAAACAAAGCCCGCAGTCACGTTAAACCGCTGGGAATCCAAAGATGAAGCGAAGGACCTGAAAGAAAAAGCGGCCATACTTCATGAGGATACCTGCGCTTTTATGGAAAAATGGTACGAATACGCCCATTCGCTTATCGTGCCTTTTTTAAGGCCTGCACTGCTGACATACAGCGGTCTGAAAAAAGAACTTTCCCAGCTGAACTTTCAGGATATGCTGCTACTTACAGCAAAGATGCTCCGTGAACAGCCGGAAACGAGGAAGTATTTCAGTCAGAAATATAAATGCCTGCTAGTAGACGAATTTCAGGATACCGACCCGGTTCAGGCGGAGATCATGCTCCTGTTAACGGGGTCACTTGAGTACGAAAACGAATGGACCAGGCAGGTTCCAAAACCCGGTTCTCTTTTTGTTGTAGGGGATCCGAAACAATCTATTTACCGATTTCGCCGGGCGGACATTGATATTTATCAGAAAGTAAAACATATGATTGCCATGACAGGCGGGGAGACCCTTAATCTGGTAATGAACTTCAGAACCACAAGCCGGATTACCACGCGACTTAACCCTGTGTTTAAGACGGCAATGCCGGAGATAGAAAATGCCTATCAGGCTGCTTACAGACCGCTGGTTTCGTTTAAAGAGGATGAAGAAGATGATGCAGTAAAGGGCATTTATACCCTGACAATCCCGGATGGGAAAAAAGATGAAGTCATCATTGACGAAGCAGGCCGTGTAGCAGGGATTATTCAGGAGATGATTCGCACAGGAGCGGCTAAACCGGCTGACTTTATGGTTCTCACTCGGTACAACGATGGTGTGCTTGTGTATACGAAAGCCCTGCAGGCCAAAGGAATTCCAGTAATGACTTCCGGTGAGGTGAATCTGGGTGATGACGAAATGCTCAGAAGCCTGGCACATCTGTATATGTATATGGCCAATCCAGCAAGCAGTTTTTATTTTTCAGCTGTGTTAAAAGGTCCCTTTTTTGGTGTAAGTGATGCTTTGCTTGTGAAGTACCGAAAAGCAGGGGGAGAACTTCATGCCTACTCCTCTTTGCCTGATCCTCTGTCCAGTGAAGACCGGTCTGTTCTTGCTGTGTGCTTTGAAAAAATTCGCCTTTATCTGAAGTGGAGCAGGGAACATCTGCCGGTTACCGTAATGGAAATGACTGCTGAGGATCTCGGCCTGTTCGTTTCCGCAATGAAAGCAGAAAAAACAGCAAGAGACGCCGTTCACTATTATCAGATGATCCAGAAGGTAAGAGATGAAGAATCCCGCGGTCTTACGCTGTTTGGAGACTGTGCAAGGTTATTCAGAGACCTCGTCACGGAGCGAGTGCATGAAGAACTGCTGCTGCCGGAGGATCAGCAGGCTGTCAGAGTTATGAACGTGCATAAATCCAAGGGTCTTGAAGCCCCTTATGTCTTCCTTGTTCATCCGAAGAAAAGCACGGATCCCGGTAAGCACGTGGATCGCCACATTGAGCGTAGTGAAAAGGAGTCCACTGGGTATTTTACCTTCCAGAAATCAGCCGGCTTATTCAGACGAGAGATGATTGCCCGACCTGAGAACTGGGACGAAAAAAAAGAAGAAGAAACAACCTATCTTACTGCTGAAGAAACAAGGCTACTGTATGTGGCAGCAACGCGGGCAGAAGAAATGATGGTCGTAAGCCGCACAGACAGCAGCACTGATAAAGGGAACCCATGGCTTCCTCTGGTTAGAGGAATTCCGGGACTTGAAGAAATTCCGGTACCAGAGGAAAGTGAGGAAGAACCTGAAAAGGCAAAAGGCAAGTATTTAGAAGCTTCGTCCTATGAACGCTTCCTGCATGAACGCGACAGCTGGATTAAATCGGCATCCACACCTTCTTATCAGCTGAAGACACCGTCTCAAAAAGACGAGGAGACCGATGTCTTTACTTTGGAGCGAGCTACCGGCGGCGGAGCAGATTGGGGAACTTTTGTTCATGCGTTGTTTGAACGGCAGATCAGACATGGTGATGCGGACGAAGGGGTCATAACTCAAATGCTTGCCGATCATGAGCTGGAAATGGACCGAGGTGCTGAAGCTTTGGACGCTTTAAATGTTTTTATGAAATCAAATCTCTGGCTTCGTCTGACAAAATCAGACAATGTTATGACAGAAGTCCCATTCATGTATCGGCAGCCGGGAGAAGACAAATATGCCTCAGCATGCTTTTTAAATGGGATCATCGATTTAATCTTTATTGAGGATGGAAGCTGGGTCATTGCTGATTTTAAAACGGACCGCCTGAAGGACAGCAGCCAGCTGCCTGAACTTAAAGCGTATTATCAAAAGCAACTGGATCTTTATTCAGAAGCATGGCGTGACATGACCGGACAGCCTGTGAAAGAAACCACGCTTTATTTTGTCTATCACACGGAATAG
- a CDS encoding PD-(D/E)XK nuclease family protein, translating into MSPEFLKEIASIVKENPFKHKVFIVPSKRDGRLTVQALAKEGIPVINVHNATAEDLIRQHPGWEQVRDGRKECSQEGGRQFIFSAMNSMKTSGKFLYFSQVKLSPALSEGVYRAILDIRLAGKSSEDLDETFFVKKDKGADLTALFKIYENYLKDNQLYDRADMYRYAVEQGLKGMEETHYIYFPHDAYHALPAAFLRQFVSSGMLHIPKWTQIENAEQNKQLLEDNRGAEHSFSLEEAIQERKQNIHLSVKFSPEEELMNILACLREKEIPFDQAIICYPDSGTYRSLLLQLREKEGIPITFSEGVPLSFMPSGRAVFAYLDWLKSGFHIKGLERLLNERLIRTPEGTEVFSGIKALKEAGGFRGYQVLWETLDLLEARGQEPAFTHWLKSLLTVSPFKTAFEKVTSEQCLKAVCTFLEEWSRPVSPEDESAKMHVVSMIEATAEQLTFSLRASEAVFQTEYWLTSMQVTSSMPEPGHIHAVPSRSALFFDFRHTFLVGMTSQNVPGSAKEDPVLLDEERIRIHPDMMTSREHAKRGVWKTACLVGSVRGITGYSYPLMDLAGNRKAAPAYSFIQLYRYINNQPEAAGEEVERKLTGDLSFISPETSRISGNGWWLDKLWRKSKITDASLSHPLFAHLLEGCKSERSRKSTQFTAYEGRVEGLTEEYDPLAGSTIIMSSSKLETLATCPYKYFLKDILKIEPEEEEEEDRYKWLDPAARGTLLHTVFERFYQELYDQGKTAELDGTEDWLKQIASEELARLRKVLPPPSEVIFDLESREIYDACYIFLKVEESFSAGRKPVHFELSFGFRDQDPVTIPLSENRKLQVRGKIDRVDLLEDGTYGTVDYKSGKPYGFDDELYFNGGRKLQHALYALAFEMMDEAGSKRVTQSHYLFPTEKGSGYQAARAYSDKKKEDLLQIIETLASFIKKGQFPFTENPEDCTFCEMREVCMRHRCAESVVQEKLSGEAGSRLIEEVRSYD; encoded by the coding sequence ATGTCACCGGAGTTTTTGAAAGAAATAGCTTCAATCGTAAAGGAGAATCCGTTTAAGCATAAAGTGTTCATCGTGCCGTCTAAACGGGATGGAAGACTGACTGTACAGGCTCTCGCTAAAGAGGGGATTCCTGTAATAAACGTACATAATGCGACAGCAGAAGATCTGATCCGGCAGCACCCTGGCTGGGAGCAGGTCAGGGATGGGAGAAAGGAGTGTTCGCAGGAAGGAGGCCGCCAGTTTATCTTTTCTGCCATGAACAGCATGAAAACCAGCGGCAAGTTTCTGTATTTTTCACAGGTTAAGCTTTCCCCTGCCCTCAGTGAAGGTGTTTACCGGGCGATACTAGATATCAGGCTCGCAGGAAAGTCATCTGAAGACCTTGACGAAACATTCTTCGTGAAAAAAGACAAAGGTGCCGATCTGACAGCGTTGTTTAAAATCTATGAAAACTATTTAAAAGATAATCAGCTGTATGACCGGGCTGACATGTACAGGTATGCTGTTGAACAAGGCCTGAAAGGAATGGAAGAGACCCACTATATTTACTTTCCGCATGATGCCTATCACGCTCTTCCCGCTGCATTTTTAAGACAATTTGTCAGCTCAGGTATGCTTCATATCCCAAAGTGGACACAGATTGAAAATGCCGAGCAGAATAAACAGCTTCTTGAAGACAATAGAGGTGCAGAACACAGCTTTTCGCTGGAGGAAGCCATCCAGGAACGGAAACAGAATATCCACTTGTCTGTAAAATTCAGTCCAGAGGAAGAGTTAATGAACATCCTGGCCTGCCTGAGAGAGAAAGAAATCCCTTTTGACCAGGCGATCATCTGCTATCCGGACTCCGGCACTTACCGGTCTCTTCTTCTTCAGCTTAGAGAAAAGGAAGGGATTCCGATTACGTTTTCAGAAGGTGTTCCCTTATCCTTTATGCCTTCCGGCAGAGCGGTTTTTGCTTACCTTGACTGGTTAAAATCCGGGTTTCATATCAAGGGGCTTGAACGGCTTTTAAATGAAAGGCTAATCAGAACACCAGAGGGGACAGAGGTTTTCAGCGGCATTAAAGCTTTAAAGGAAGCAGGCGGTTTTAGGGGCTACCAGGTGCTTTGGGAGACCCTTGATCTGCTGGAAGCGCGAGGTCAGGAGCCTGCCTTTACACATTGGCTCAAATCGCTTCTCACTGTCTCTCCTTTTAAAACTGCTTTTGAGAAGGTGACTTCAGAACAGTGTCTGAAAGCTGTGTGTACCTTTTTAGAAGAGTGGTCCCGGCCGGTCAGCCCTGAGGATGAATCAGCTAAAATGCACGTGGTTTCCATGATAGAGGCGACAGCAGAACAACTTACTTTTTCTTTAAGAGCTTCGGAAGCTGTCTTTCAGACAGAATACTGGCTTACGTCCATGCAGGTAACCTCATCCATGCCTGAACCAGGTCATATCCATGCAGTTCCTTCAAGATCTGCTCTGTTTTTCGACTTCCGGCACACCTTTCTCGTAGGAATGACAAGTCAGAATGTGCCCGGCTCTGCGAAAGAGGACCCGGTACTTCTTGATGAAGAACGAATTCGTATTCATCCGGACATGATGACCTCCAGGGAACACGCAAAGCGCGGAGTATGGAAAACGGCCTGTCTCGTTGGCAGTGTGCGGGGAATAACAGGTTATTCCTACCCTCTTATGGATCTGGCAGGAAACCGTAAAGCTGCCCCTGCCTACAGCTTTATTCAGCTTTACAGGTACATAAATAATCAGCCTGAAGCTGCCGGTGAAGAGGTGGAGCGGAAGCTGACTGGCGATCTCTCCTTTATCAGCCCTGAGACCTCCAGGATCAGCGGGAATGGCTGGTGGCTGGACAAATTGTGGAGAAAAAGCAAAATTACAGATGCATCACTTTCCCATCCGTTATTTGCTCACCTTTTGGAAGGCTGTAAGTCCGAGCGATCAAGAAAATCAACTCAGTTCACAGCCTATGAAGGACGTGTAGAAGGGCTTACGGAGGAATACGATCCTCTTGCAGGCTCAACGATTATTATGAGTTCAAGTAAACTTGAAACGCTTGCCACGTGTCCGTATAAATATTTTTTAAAGGATATTCTTAAAATCGAACCGGAAGAAGAAGAGGAGGAAGACCGCTATAAATGGCTTGATCCTGCTGCGAGAGGAACGCTGCTTCATACCGTTTTTGAGCGATTCTATCAGGAACTTTATGATCAGGGGAAAACAGCAGAACTCGATGGTACCGAGGACTGGCTGAAACAAATTGCCTCGGAGGAACTCGCCAGACTCAGAAAGGTTCTTCCGCCGCCGAGTGAAGTCATATTTGATCTTGAAAGCAGGGAAATTTATGACGCCTGTTATATCTTCCTTAAGGTTGAAGAGTCTTTTAGTGCCGGGAGAAAACCGGTTCATTTTGAGCTTTCGTTCGGGTTCAGGGATCAGGATCCCGTCACAATCCCGCTCAGTGAAAACCGTAAACTCCAGGTCAGAGGGAAAATTGACCGTGTGGATCTTCTGGAGGACGGCACCTACGGCACGGTGGATTATAAAAGCGGCAAGCCGTATGGGTTTGATGATGAGCTTTATTTCAACGGCGGGAGAAAGCTGCAGCATGCTCTGTATGCACTCGCTTTTGAAATGATGGATGAAGCAGGGAGCAAGCGTGTAACCCAGTCCCATTATCTCTTTCCGACAGAAAAAGGAAGCGGATATCAAGCCGCCAGAGCTTACAGCGACAAAAAGAAAGAAGATCTGCTGCAGATCATTGAGACGCTTGCTTCATTTATTAAAAAAGGACAGTTTCCCTTTACTGAAAACCCTGAAGACTGTACCTTCTGTGAGATGAGAGAAGTCTGCATGCGCCACCGCTGCGCTGAATCTGTCGTACAGGAAAAGCTCTCTGGCGAAGCCGGAAGCAGATTGATAGAGGAGGTGCGGAGCTATGACTGA
- a CDS encoding DNA alkylation repair protein, with product MNHTYMCPSCRAKTRFNVIDQVVTPVMWNNDEGDYEETERQELFHMAYNGPDKRIQCGSCGLVEDEIRFLKMAQNNAK from the coding sequence GTGAACCATACGTACATGTGCCCTTCCTGCCGGGCAAAGACACGCTTTAATGTAATTGATCAGGTCGTCACACCCGTGATGTGGAACAACGATGAAGGAGATTATGAGGAAACAGAAAGACAGGAGCTTTTTCACATGGCATACAACGGTCCTGATAAAAGAATTCAGTGCGGCAGCTGCGGTCTCGTGGAAGATGAGATCCGCTTCCTGAAAATGGCGCAAAATAACGCAAAATGA
- a CDS encoding type 1 glutamine amidotransferase domain-containing protein, with protein MAKKMLMIVTGTDKINSDNKTGIWVSEFTEPYLAFREAGYDVTVASPKGGKAPLDPNSMEEDIPEEWKEAMKRLEETAELKQVSAESYEGVFLPGGHGTMFDFPDDENINSILQYFADHNFPIGAVCHGPAAFVNAVKSDGTSIIDGKKITAFTNEEEESTELDKYMPFMLETSLREKGALFELGAPWSDYAVIDGNFVTGQNPQSSLTTARAFIEVVEGQRKKKFE; from the coding sequence GTGGCAAAGAAAATGCTTATGATTGTAACAGGAACCGATAAAATTAATTCAGATAATAAAACCGGCATCTGGGTGTCCGAATTTACTGAGCCCTACCTCGCTTTCCGTGAAGCCGGTTATGACGTGACAGTTGCCTCTCCAAAAGGAGGAAAGGCTCCTCTTGATCCTAATAGTATGGAAGAAGATATACCTGAAGAATGGAAAGAAGCCATGAAGAGACTTGAAGAAACCGCTGAGTTAAAACAGGTATCAGCTGAATCCTATGAAGGCGTATTCCTGCCTGGAGGTCACGGTACGATGTTTGATTTTCCTGATGATGAAAACATTAACTCTATTCTCCAGTACTTCGCAGATCACAATTTCCCGATTGGAGCAGTATGCCACGGGCCTGCAGCCTTTGTTAACGCCGTAAAGTCCGATGGCACATCTATTATAGACGGGAAGAAAATCACCGCCTTTACAAACGAAGAAGAAGAGTCGACAGAACTTGATAAATATATGCCATTCATGCTTGAGACGTCTCTGCGTGAGAAAGGTGCATTGTTTGAGTTGGGAGCGCCGTGGAGTGATTATGCCGTAATAGATGGAAATTTCGTTACCGGACAGAACCCGCAGTCAAGTTTAACCACTGCACGGGCCTTTATCGAAGTTGTGGAAGGGCAGCGTAAGAAAAAGTTTGAATAG
- a CDS encoding FAD-dependent oxidoreductase, which translates to MGVQDVCVIGGGFGGLTAAAIMAQSGQVNVTLLEASREWGGCAGKFSRGAFTFPAGATLGLGFQEGGIHDVINTRLGIQVEKTLLDTVMAIHTEDRTIRYFRDRERFLEEMDSHFPQIDEKIRAFFQHCWRIAAPMNRLSASFPAVPPVSAFDFFHSLKQIKPGDVKLGFYIRRPLSWLLRKYGLEKEEDFIHFIDGLLIDSLQTSSEKASCLLAAYALDIYHQGAYYLSGGLYKSAEALAGIVKSSCGKTMQGRKAVRVGKKDSRWVIEDHRGTSYTADHVVFNVPVEALKDLLDRELYESLPKRSKKDTGGQWGAFTLYLAVSEEVIPDHMPLFQQVVSGIGSPLAEGDHLFVSVSDRNDRYRAPSGFRTLTVSTHTDVEKWNDRRTYDEHREKMTDYMLQRLKTVLPRLEEGIVHLLPGAPRAWERFTGRPGGSVGGYPQTTGNSFFRDHPHKLKHKGLWICGDTVFPGAGTMAVSSSGYHAARSVLRSVST; encoded by the coding sequence ATGGGAGTGCAGGATGTTTGTGTGATCGGCGGAGGCTTTGGCGGGTTGACTGCAGCCGCCATCATGGCTCAGTCCGGACAAGTGAATGTTACTCTCCTCGAAGCATCCAGGGAATGGGGAGGATGTGCAGGAAAGTTTTCAAGAGGTGCCTTCACCTTTCCCGCAGGGGCCACACTTGGACTGGGGTTTCAGGAGGGAGGCATTCACGATGTGATCAACACGAGACTGGGGATCCAGGTGGAGAAAACGCTTCTTGATACAGTAATGGCTATCCATACAGAAGACCGGACAATACGTTACTTTAGAGACAGAGAAAGATTTCTGGAAGAAATGGACAGCCATTTTCCGCAGATCGATGAGAAAATTAGAGCCTTTTTTCAGCATTGCTGGAGAATTGCAGCCCCGATGAACAGGCTGTCAGCGTCCTTTCCGGCTGTTCCGCCGGTATCTGCCTTTGATTTTTTTCACAGTCTTAAACAGATCAAACCCGGGGATGTAAAACTCGGATTCTATATTCGCAGACCGCTTTCCTGGCTTTTACGCAAATACGGGCTTGAGAAAGAAGAAGATTTTATTCATTTCATTGACGGATTGCTGATCGACAGTCTTCAGACATCGTCAGAAAAAGCATCATGCCTTCTTGCAGCCTATGCACTTGATATTTATCACCAGGGAGCATATTACCTTTCGGGCGGCCTTTATAAAAGTGCGGAAGCGCTTGCAGGAATTGTAAAATCTTCATGCGGTAAAACCATGCAGGGACGAAAGGCAGTTAGAGTAGGCAAAAAAGACAGCCGGTGGGTGATTGAGGATCATCGCGGAACCAGCTATACAGCAGATCATGTCGTATTCAATGTGCCTGTTGAAGCGTTGAAAGACCTTCTGGACCGGGAACTCTATGAGTCCCTTCCGAAGAGGTCAAAAAAAGATACGGGCGGCCAGTGGGGGGCGTTTACGTTATATCTTGCTGTTTCAGAAGAGGTGATCCCGGATCACATGCCTCTCTTTCAGCAGGTGGTATCCGGCATCGGAAGTCCATTAGCCGAAGGGGACCATTTGTTTGTCTCGGTGTCAGATAGAAACGACAGATACCGGGCACCTTCGGGATTCAGAACTTTAACCGTCAGCACCCATACAGACGTGGAAAAGTGGAACGACCGCAGGACGTATGATGAGCACCGGGAGAAAATGACAGACTACATGTTGCAGCGCCTGAAAACAGTTCTCCCCCGTTTGGAAGAGGGCATTGTTCACCTGCTGCCAGGTGCACCAAGGGCCTGGGAACGATTTACAGGCAGACCAGGAGGCAGTGTAGGCGGCTATCCGCAGACAACTGGGAATAGTTTCTTTCGCGATCATCCTCACAAACTTAAGCACAAGGGGCTGTGGATCTGCGGCGATACTGTGTTTCCTGGTGCAGGAACAATGGCCGTTTCCAGTTCAGGTTACCATGCAGCCAGATCGGTTCTAAGGTCCGTCAGTACGTAA
- the odhB gene encoding 2-oxoglutarate dehydrogenase complex dihydrolipoyllysine-residue succinyltransferase → MIEIKVPELAESVTEGTVAQWLKKPGDKVNKGDDLVELETDKVNVEISADEAGTLLEALFEEGDTVKVGDIIAKLDESGTGEASDTKDEEKKEAKKEEPEAKKEQPKASQDDQSDEGSEDAGGPDRPIATPSARKYAREKGIDLSEVAARDPLGRVRKEDIEEHESKSKKQESKASAPAKKEEPKDDPSKPVERVKMSRRRQTIAKRLVEAQQTAAMLTTFNEIDMTNIMELRKRRKDKFLDDNGVKLGFMSFFTKAVIGALKKYPLLNAEIQGDEIVMKKFYDIGMAVSTDDGLVVPVVRDADRLDFAGIEKEIGDLAKKAQNRKLTLGDLQGGSFTITNGGVFGSLWSTPILNAPQVGILGMHKIQMRPVAVDNDTFENRPMMYVALSYDHRIVDGKEAVGFLVKVKELIEDPESLLLEG, encoded by the coding sequence ATGATTGAAATCAAAGTTCCTGAACTAGCAGAATCCGTAACAGAAGGTACAGTAGCCCAATGGCTGAAAAAGCCTGGTGACAAGGTAAACAAAGGTGATGACCTTGTCGAGCTGGAAACAGACAAAGTAAACGTGGAAATCTCCGCGGACGAAGCGGGCACGCTTCTTGAAGCCCTGTTTGAAGAAGGGGATACAGTTAAAGTCGGTGATATCATCGCAAAGCTTGATGAATCAGGTACCGGTGAAGCATCTGATACTAAAGATGAAGAAAAGAAAGAAGCGAAAAAAGAAGAGCCCGAAGCGAAAAAAGAGCAGCCTAAAGCATCTCAGGATGATCAGTCTGACGAAGGGTCCGAAGATGCAGGCGGTCCTGACCGTCCGATTGCTACTCCGTCAGCAAGAAAATATGCCCGTGAAAAAGGAATTGACCTGAGTGAAGTAGCAGCGCGGGATCCGCTGGGCAGAGTCCGTAAAGAGGATATCGAAGAACATGAGTCCAAATCAAAAAAACAGGAGTCAAAAGCTTCTGCTCCGGCTAAGAAAGAAGAGCCGAAAGATGACCCATCCAAACCGGTAGAGCGCGTCAAGATGTCCCGCCGCCGCCAGACTATTGCCAAACGTCTGGTTGAAGCACAGCAGACAGCTGCGATGCTGACAACATTCAATGAAATTGATATGACGAACATTATGGAGCTGCGTAAACGCCGCAAGGACAAGTTCCTTGATGACAATGGAGTGAAGCTTGGATTCATGTCGTTCTTCACGAAAGCTGTCATCGGCGCCCTGAAAAAATACCCGCTTCTGAATGCGGAAATCCAGGGTGATGAAATCGTCATGAAGAAATTTTACGATATCGGCATGGCCGTTTCCACAGATGATGGTCTTGTGGTACCAGTAGTTCGTGATGCAGACCGTCTGGACTTTGCGGGAATCGAAAAGGAAATCGGAGACCTGGCTAAAAAAGCCCAGAACAGAAAGCTTACACTCGGCGACCTTCAGGGAGGAAGCTTTACCATCACAAATGGCGGCGTGTTCGGCTCTCTCTGGTCTACGCCGATCCTTAATGCTCCTCAGGTGGGAATCCTGGGTATGCATAAGATCCAGATGCGTCCTGTTGCAGTGGATAACGACACATTTGAGAACCGTCCGATGATGTACGTTGCTCTGTCCTACGACCACAGAATTGTGGATGGCAAAGAGGCTGTCGGTTTCCTTGTTAAAGTGAAGGAACTGATTGAAGATCCGGAATCTCTTCTTCTTGAAGGATAA